CCCATAGGGGTAGCGCTGCAGCGGTGCGTAGCCAGCGAGCAACCCCGTGCCAGCGATGGCGTCGTGCGTACGCCCGACGGCGTGCAACCCCAGGCCAAGCGCCCGGATGCCCGGCGCGCAGGCGCGCAGCCAGGTGAACAGGGCCGCATCCGGGGTGTGGTGGTGCAGGCGGTTGGCGGCAAGACCGAGGCGCATGGCGAACATTCTTTCGGGGGCAACAACAAGCTTTTGATCGTAATCAGATTGCGGCGGGGACAGCGGCTTCTTGCAGCGTCTGAGCCAGGGTCGATGCAGGCGGTTGCGCAGATGAAGGGGTTTTCGCTGCGCAATCTGAAATACATCCGGCAGTGGCACGTTTTTTGGCAGGCTGCGCCAATTGGGCAACAGGCTGTTGCCCAATTGGTCGCCATCCCTTGGAGGGACAAAATACAGCACAGCTTCAAAATTGATAGCTGTTCGCGCTTGTTTTACAAGGGCTAGCGCCGCATAACGCCTGTATTTCGCAGGCTTCCCCCCGCTCACGCCGACATGATGACCGGCCCCCCTTTGGCCAAAGCCCGTTGGTAGGCGGGGCGGGCGCACATGCGGGCGTGGTAGGCCCGCAGGGCGGGCCAGGCGGCGGCGTCGCTGCCGCGTGCCAACAGGGCTTCGACGACAAAGCTCATTTGAAAATCCGCCATGCTCAGCTGCTCGCCGGCAAACCACGTGTGCTGAGCCAGGTGCGCGTCGATAAAGGCCAGGGCTGATTGGATGTTGGGGGCGATCAGCTGGCGCTGCACCGTGGCGCACAGCTGGCGCACGATGGGGCGGGCAAAAAACGGCATTTTTTGCTGCGCAATGCTCTCAAACACCAGCTTCATCAGCAGCCAGTTCATCAGCGAGCCCTCGGCGTAGTGCATCCAGAAGCGGCACTGCCGGTGCGCGGGCGTGCCGCGTTCTGGCTCCAGGGCGGCCAGCTCTGCCGGCGCCTGGGGGCCGTAGCATTCCGCCAGGTATTCGATGATGGCCCCGGACTCGGCGATGACGGCAGCGCCGTCGGTCAGTACCGGCGACTTGCCCAGGGGGTGGATTTTTTTCAGCTCCGGCGGCGCCAGGCGGGTGCGCGGGTCGCGCGCGTAGCGGCGGATTTCATACGGCAGGCCCAATTCTTCGAGCAGCCAGGCGATGCGCTGCGAGCGCGAGGTTTCCAGGTGGTGCAAGGTCAGCATGGGCGCCATGGTAACGGCGACGCCCATGCCGGCCCGCAGCTCAGGGTGTGCCCTGCACCACCCGCACCCGCGCGTTGGGCAGCTCGCCAAACATCTCGGGCGCGTACAGCGCCTCGGCGCGGGTGGGGGGCAGTTGGAAGTCGCCCGCGTTGTTCAGGCGCAGCGTGTATTGCAGCGTGGTTTTGCCCTTGGGCAGGTACTCGTAGTAGCTGCGGTAGGACTCAAAGCTGCGCTCCTCGAACGCGGGCCAGCCTGCGCCGCCCACTTTTTCGCCCTGGGTGGCGATTTCTGAATCGCGCCCCAGGCCGCTGCCGAGGATGGTGGCGCCCGCCGGGATGGGGTCGGTAATAGCGACCCAGGTCATGTCGGCGCTGGCGTCGAGTTCGAGCGTCACGCGCAGCACGTCGCCGCGCTGGTACTGGCCGGGCGGCAGGTTTTTGTCGCCCTGCTCCACGGGGGTGATGGTTTTGCGCAGGCTGTAGCCCGCGTTCACCGGCGCGGTGCGCGGCACGGCAGCGAGCGATTGCAGCGTGAGCCAGGGCTTGCCGCTGCCTTGCTGGCTCACTTCCAGGCGGGCCTCTTTGCCGGCCTCTTTGCCGGCGGCTGCATCCCAGGGCAGGAACAGGGTGTTGCCCTGCCACATGCCCGGCGCGGCGGGTGCGCCAAAGGTTTTGCCCTGGTGGGGCGTGCCGCTGGCGTCGTTGGCGGGCACGCGCCGCACCTTGGCCCAATCGACGCTGGCCTGGGCGCTGCCCAAGCTGGCGCGGGTTTGGCCGGTGACGGGGGTGGCTTCGAGTGCGGCACTCAAGCGTTCGAGCGCCAGCGCGCCCCAGAAGTTGGCGGTGGTGGTCTGCCAGGCGCCGCCTTGCTGGCGGGCGATGAAGCCGCTGGCGATGCGCCCAATCTCGTCCTTCCAGCCGGGCTGGTCGAGCACAGCGAGCAGCAGGCGGGCGCTGTTGGCGTCGCCGCTTTGCATCAGCCACCACCACTGGTCGTCAGATTCGGTGCTGAACACCAGCTTGCTGCCCTGGTAGCTCAGGCGGGCGTGCAAGATGCTCTCGGCCTCGGCCAGGCGCTGGGCCTGCTGGGGCAACTGGGGCATACGGCGCAGGATGTTGAGCCAGTCAATGACGGCGTGCGTGGGCCATTGGTTGGGGGCGATGGTGATGCTCGATAGCATCCGCGCCTGCGCCCGGCCGCTGCGCGAGAGTGCCTCGATGGCGGCGAGTTTGCGCAGCTCCAGGTCTTTGCGAGGGCTCCAGAAGTTGCGCTCGATGCGGCCCTCTACAAAAGCGATCAGGCCGTTTTCCATGGCGGCGCGGGCGGCGTCGGGCAGGGCAAAAGCGGGGTTGAGCTGCGCCGCCTCGTGCGTGGCCGCCAGCAGGTAGGCGGTCAGGGTGTCGCTGCCCCGGTTGGCCTGGCCGTCGCGCGGCGGAAAGTAGTGGGCCAGGCCGTCGCCGTCGAGGTAGGTGGGCAACTGCGCCGCCACCTGCTGCCACAACTGCGGGTCGCGCAGGCCAATGGCTTTGCTGGTTTTTTGCTCCAGGCAGGCAAACGGGTAGTTGGCCCACCAGTCGCGCACGCCGGGCAGGCCCTCGGCCAGCGTGGGCTGCAGCGCCAGTTGCAGGCCGCCGCGCCCTGGCAAAGCGCCCGCAGGCGGGGCCACGGCCAGGCTCAGGGGCGCATCGAGCTGCACCAGCGTGGCCTGCTGCACGGCCAACGGTACGGCGGGGATGATGCGCTGGCTGATCTTGAGCGCGTCTTGCGCGCCCGAGCGGCTGTCGCGCGCCGCCACCTCCCACAGCAGCGCCTGGGCGCGGGTTTGGCCCAGTTGCTGTGGCGCCGTCACGTCCCAGGCCAGCTCGCGGGCCTCGCCCGCCGGGATGTCCACGCTTTGCGCTGCCAGCTCCAGCAGGCTGGCGCGGGGCGTGACTTGCACCTGCATGGCGGCCTTGGTGGTGTTGCGCAGCGTGATTTGGGCGCGGAACTGGTCGCCCTCGCGCACCAGGGGCGGCAGGCCGCTGATGATTTGCAGGTCTTGCGTGGCGCGGATATGGGTGCGGCCCGTGCCAAACAGGCCGGTGCCGGCGTCGGCCACGGCGACGATTTCAAAGCCCGTGAGCGCGTCGTTGAGCGGCACGGTCACCTGCGCCTGGCCCTGGGCGTCCAGGCGGATGGCGGGCTGCCACAGCAGCAGGGTGTCGAGCAGCTCGCGCGTGGGCGCGCGGCCGCCGCCGCCGCCTGCGGGCACGGCTTTTTTGCCGTAGTGGCGCCGGCCAATGATTTCCATCTGCGCGGTCGATGTCTCTACGCCCCAACTGCGGCGCACCAGCATGGCGTCCAGCACATCCCAACTGGTGTTGGGCATGAGTTCGAGCAGCGCCTGATCGACGGCGGCCAGCGCCACCTCGGCGTTGGCCGCCGGCTGGCCGTTGGGCAGCTTGGCGCGTATGGTCACCTGCGCTCTTCCGCGCACGCTGTAGCTTTCCTTGTCGGTCTGCACCTGCACCTGCAACTGGTGGGCCTGGGTGCCGACGCGGATTTCTGCCAGCCCCAGGCGGTAGGCGGGCTTGGCCAGATCGACCAGCGCGGTCGGGGCGACGTATTCCTTGCCCTCGTACCAAAACGCGGTCCACCATTCACGCGGCGCTTTGTAGCCCCAGGTGAAGAAGCTGTACCAAGGCACTTCGCGCAGGCGCCCGCGCAGGGCGAGCACGCTCACGTACACGTTGGGGCCCCAGCCTTCTTCCACCTTGAGCTGCACGGTGGGGTCTTTGCCGTTGAGCTGCACCACCTGCTGGCTCAGGATGCCTTCGCGCTCGACGCTCACCAGCGCCGTGGCGTAGCGAAACGGCATACGCACCTGAAAGCGCGCCACCTCGCCGGGTTGGTAGCTTTTTTTCTCGGGCAGCAGGTCGATGCGGTCGTGGTCTTCGCCGCCAAACCACAGTTCGCCCCGGCGCGTGACCCAGACGGAGGCGGCGGCCTGGGCCTCGTTGCCGTCCTTGTCGCGGGCGGTAGCGACGAGTTCGACCTCGCCGGCTTCGTCCATCTTGGCCTCGCACAGCAGCAGGCCCCGGCTGTCGCTCTGGCCGGTGCAAATAGTGCCCAGGTCTTTGGTCTGCTCCTGGTTGTCGTAGCTGTAAAAGCCCCCCACCATGCGCTTGCGCGTGCTGGTGGTGCTGCGGGCAATGGCCTGCACGGCCAGGGGCACACCGGCCTGGGGTTTGCCGTCAAGCCCCAGGGCCAGGGCTTGAAAGCGCACGCGAGCGCCGTTGGCGGCCCAGCCTTCGGTTTTGATGCCGGCGACCACCGCTGCGGGCCACAGGGTCTGGGTGTTGCGCAGGGTTTGCACCTCGCCGTTGGGGTCGGCGTAGCTCGCTTCGAGCAGCAGCTCGCGCGCCGCCGGGGCGGGCGCCAGGGCCTCGATGGTGACTTGGCCGCCGCCGTTCTTGTCCAGCGTCAGGGGCAGTTTGTCGGCCACCACGCGGCTGTCGGCACTCGCGCTGCCCTCCTCGTCGTCGCTGCGCGTGGCGCGTTCGTGGCGCTGGCGCGGTGGCTGGAAAGAGAAGGCGTCAAAGTCGGAAAAATCCAGGGTTTTATGGCGGATCAGGGCCGAGACACGCACCGGCAGCTGCGCCGCGCCGCCGCCGGCCACATAGCCCACCTGCACCGCAACAGGCAGGCTGCGCGGGCGCACCAAGGGGCCCTGGGTGGCCGCGCTGATGCGCCCTTGCAGCACGGGCAGGCGAAACTCCTCCACGCGAAAGCTCCCCGATTCGAGCGTCTCGTCGCCGCGCTGCAGCGCCACCTGGTACTGCCCAAGCTTGGCGGCGGGTGGAATTTGCCATTGGCTCTGGGCGCTGCGCCCGCCCGTGGGCGTGGCGCGCCAGGCCAGGGGCTGGCGGTATTCCTGACCGCTGCCGATGTGGGTGATGAGCAGGGTTTCGGGGTTGCCCTGGGGCAGGCCCAGGCCCTGGCCGGTTTGCGTGCGCAGCAGGTGCTTCATCGACACCGTCTCGCCCGCACGCAGCAAGGTGCGGTCAAAAATGGTGTGCGCCACCTGGTCGGGCTGGCGGCTGTTGCTGGTGGGCACATGAAAGCGCCAGGGCTCGATGCCGCGCTGCCAGTCGCTCCAGGTAAAGGCCATGTCGGGCGCACCCTCGTTCTCGGCGCGGGCGCTGATGAAGTAGGCGCTGCGCCAGCCATCGTCGCCATCGACGCCCTGGCAATGGGGCGGCTCGGGCGAGAGGCCGTCCAGGCGCGCCAGGCCCTGGGCGTCGGTCTGGGCCTTGAGCAGCAGCTTGCCCTGGCAGTCTGAGACTTGCACCTGCGCCCCGGCCACGGGCTGGCCCTTGTCGAGCGTGGTCACCCAGGCGGCGGAATTTTCACGCCCAAGCTTGAAATGCACGGCCAGGTTGGTGACCAAGGCGGAGCTGCGCACGTACATGGTGCGCTGCGCGCCGTGGCGCGCATCGAGCAGCGATTGCCCCAGCAGCGGCGAGGCGATCTCCACCACCGAAAAGCCCACCGGCAGCGGGATGCCCACGACCTCGAACGGGCGCGGGTCGGCCTTGTCCGGGCGCGGCAACTGCAGTTTTTTGACCCCACCCTGGCCGGCGAGCAGCGCCACCATGCGCGTTTGTACCCAGTCTTTATCTTCATCGTGCAGTACGGCGGGCAGCGGGGTTTTGCTGTCTTTGCGCGCCTGGCTGCGTTCGATCTGCGCGTTGTTGTAGCGCACGAGCTTGCGTTGCCAGGCGATGATGTCGGCGTCGCTTTGCGGCTGCAGGGTTTGCAGCGCCAGCGCCTGCAGCGGCAAATCGGCCTCGACCTTGCGCAGCGTCACCGGCAGCAGCGCCGGCGGGTTCTCGGCGGGTGCGCCTTCGGCAAAGCGCTCGACGATGCCAAATGGCGCGGCGGCAAATTTGGCCAGCGGCGGCAGCGCCCCCGTGGCCACGGGCAGCGGAAAGCTGGCGGCGTTGGCCAGGCTGCGGCCAGCGGCGTCTTTCATGCCAGCGGGCAGCTGCAGCTCAAAGCGTGTTTGCGCCGGCAGGGGGGCGGGGAACTCCAGCGCCGTCACCAGGGCGTCTGCCGCCTCGTCGCTGGGCAGCTGGGGGCTGAGCGTCTCTTGCGCCGACTTCAGGCGCACGCCCTGCGCCAGCTTGCGCGCCACCGGGGCGCTGAACGTCAGGCGCAGTGGCCGGATCGGCAGGCAGGCGGCCTGGGCGTTTTCGCGCTCGCAGGAAAATTCGGCGGTGAACGGCGCGCGCACGTGGTATGCAAAGCGCTTTTCCACCCGGTTGAGCACGCCGCTGGGCGTGGCCACGCCGGCGCCAAAGACCAGCGCCATGCGCGTGCCCGCCGTCAGGCGGCGCTGGCAGGCCAGGGTGGCGTATTGCAGCGGCGCTTTGTCAGCGCGTGCGGCCAAGCCTTGTTCTTGCAGCAAGGCAGCGCGCTCCTTGCCCTCGATCAGGCGCACCGGCACACGCTCGCCCACGCCGTCGAGCTGGCACCAGACGTTGCTTTGCACGCTGGCGCTGCTGGCCGGGCCGTTGAGCTGCAAGATGAAGTACTGCTCCTCATCAATGCTCTCGTACATGCTTGGGAGCAGCTGCTTGACGAAGGGGCCACCGCTATTAAATTTATAGCTGCTCGCGCGCTCCCAGAGCGCGCCAGAGGGCGATTTGAAGCTTGTCGTTGGTTGCGCCGTGCAGCGCGTGCCGGGCGGCAGGTCGGCAGCGAACTGGAACACCCATTCGCGCTCGCTGTTCCAGCGCCCCTGGCCCTGGCTGGCCTGGGCATCGTCGCAGCGGATGGCAAAGGGCGCGGGCGCCAGCGGGTCGCCCAGGCGCACGGCCGGGGCGTCAAACTGGGCCACCACCTGGCGGATTTGCGCCACCTCGCCCTGGGGCGAGAACTGCTGCAGCGTCAAGCCCTGGGCCGCGCCCCCCATCCACAGGGCCAGCAGGCCCAGCGCCCCACGGGCAAACGTCATCCGCATGGTTTCTCCTCCGGTGGGGGTTGTTAGAACGACACCAGTGCCCGCCGCCCACGCGCTCCCCCGCTCAAGCGCGCTGCAGGTCGATGATTGTGCGCCAGGCTTTGCGGTGCGCTTTTTCGTGCGCCTGCAGCTGCGCCGCCAACATGAAATCCACATTCAGCCCGCTGGCCTGCAAGCGCGTGCGGCTGGCACTGTCTTGGAGCAAAGCGGCCAGTGCCTTGCTCAGTGGTGCCAACGCCGCTGCCGGCGTGCCCGGCGGCGCGTACAGGCCGTAAAACGGCAGGCTGGCGACGGTGGGCAGACCCCATTCGGAGAACGAGGGCACCTCGGGCAACACCGCTTGGCGCGGGCCACCCTGCACGGCAATGCAGCGGATTTTGCCGGCACGGTGGCTGTCGATGAAGTCGGGCAGCGCCCCCAGGCCAGCGACGATCTGGTGGCTGCGCAGGTCCGACAAGAGCGGCGCACCGCCCCGGTAGGGCACGATCTCGATCTCCAGGCCGGCCTGCTGGCCTATCCACTGCGCCAAAAAATAAGGGGCCGAAGGCGCTGCCGGCACTCCGATCACGCCATGGCCGTCGTGCTCGCGGCGCAGCCAGTGCACGTATTCCAGCCACGAATGCGCTGGCGTATCGGCCGAGAGCACCAGGGCATTGGCAAAGTTGCCAATGCCGGCGACGGGCACCAGCTCACGCCCGGGCGTCCAGCCGGCCTGGGGGCTGAGCAGGGGCAGGATGGAGACCGCATGGTCGTGCGACAGCAGCAGCGTGCGCCCGTCGGGAACGGCGTTTTTGAGCGCCAGCACCGCATTCATGCCGTTGGCGCCGGGGCGCACGTCCAGCAACACGGGGCGGGCCAGGTGCTGTTGCAGACCTGCTTGCAGCCAACGGCCCAGGCTGTACGTGGCGCCCCCGGGCGGGTAGCCAATGAGCAGGCGCAGCGGCTGCCCACTGGCCCGCGCCCAGCCAGGCGCCGCCGCCCAGGCCGCCAGGGCCTGTAAAAGGTGGCGGCGCGAGCGGTGCATGAGAATGCGCGCCCTCAGCCTGCCAGACGGGCGCCGTGGCGTGCCAGCTGCACGCGCACCTGCGCCGGCGCCGTGCCGCCCAGGGTATTGCGCGCGCCCAGACTGCCACGCAGGCTGAGCACCTCGTACACGTCTTTGTCGATGCTGGCGTGAAAGCCCTGCAGCACGGCCAGCGGCAGCTCCGAGAGGTCGCAGCCATGGCTTTGCGCCGCCTTGACGGCGTGGGCCACGGTTTCGTGCGCGTCACGAAATGGCAGGCCCTTCTTCACCAGGTAGTCGGCCAGGTCGGTGGCGGTGGCGTAGCCTTTTTGCGCAGCCGCCTCCATGGCCTGGGCGTTGACGGTGATGCCGCCCTCTTTGGCGCCAGTGGCGGGGTTCACCTGGCCGCCCACCATTTCGGCAAAGATGCGCAGCGTGTCTTTAAGGGTATCGACGGTGTCGAACAGCGGCTCTTTGTCTTCCTGGTTGTCCTTGTTGTAGGCCAGGGGCTGGCCCTTCATCAGGGTGATGAGGCCCATCAGGTGGCCCACCACGCGCCCGGTCTTGCCGCGCGCGAGTTCGGGCACGTCGGGGTTCTTCTTCTGCGGCATGATGCTCGACCCGGTGGTGAAGCGGTCGGCAATTTTGATGAAGCCAAAGTTCTGGCTCATCCAGATGATGAGTTCTTCGCTCAGGCGGCTCACGTGCACCATGCACAGGCTGGCCGCTGCCGTGAATTCAATCGCAAAGTCACGGTCGCTCACCGCGTCCAGGCTGTTTTGGCACACGCCGTCCATGCCCAAGGTTTTTGCCACGCGCTCGCGGTCGAGCGGGTAGGTGGTGCCGGCCAGGGCGGCGCTGCCCAGCGGCAGCCAGTTGGTACGCCGGCGCACATCCTGCATACGCTGGGCGTCGCGGGCGAACATTTCCACATAGGCCAGCAGGTGGTGGGCAAAGCTCACCGGCTGCGCCACCTGCAGGTGGGTGAAGCCGGGCAGGATCACGTCCACGTTCTGCGCCGCCACTTCGACCAACGCCTTTTGCAGGTCGGTGAGCAGGCCGCCGATCAGGTCAATCTCGCCGCGCAGCCACAGGCGCACGTCGGTGGCCACCTGGTCGTTGCGGCTGCGGCCCGTGTGCAGGCGCTTGCCGGCGTCGCCCACGAGCTGGGTCAGGCGCGCCTCGATGTTCAGGTGCACGTCTTCGAGGTCGAGCTTCCACTCGAAGGCGCCAGACTCGATCTCTTGCGTGATCTGCGCCATGCCGCGCTCGATGTCCGCCAGGTCTTGCGCGCCGATGATGCCCTGCGCCGCCAGCATCTGGGCGTGCGCCAGGCTGCCGGCGATGTCGGCCTGCCACAGGCGTTTATCGAAAAACACGCTGG
This DNA window, taken from Acidovorax sp. HDW3, encodes the following:
- a CDS encoding glutathione S-transferase family protein, translating into MLTLHHLETSRSQRIAWLLEELGLPYEIRRYARDPRTRLAPPELKKIHPLGKSPVLTDGAAVIAESGAIIEYLAECYGPQAPAELAALEPERGTPAHRQCRFWMHYAEGSLMNWLLMKLVFESIAQQKMPFFARPIVRQLCATVQRQLIAPNIQSALAFIDAHLAQHTWFAGEQLSMADFQMSFVVEALLARGSDAAAWPALRAYHARMCARPAYQRALAKGGPVIMSA
- a CDS encoding alpha-2-macroglobulin — its product is MRMTFARGALGLLALWMGGAAQGLTLQQFSPQGEVAQIRQVVAQFDAPAVRLGDPLAPAPFAIRCDDAQASQGQGRWNSEREWVFQFAADLPPGTRCTAQPTTSFKSPSGALWERASSYKFNSGGPFVKQLLPSMYESIDEEQYFILQLNGPASSASVQSNVWCQLDGVGERVPVRLIEGKERAALLQEQGLAARADKAPLQYATLACQRRLTAGTRMALVFGAGVATPSGVLNRVEKRFAYHVRAPFTAEFSCERENAQAACLPIRPLRLTFSAPVARKLAQGVRLKSAQETLSPQLPSDEAADALVTALEFPAPLPAQTRFELQLPAGMKDAAGRSLANAASFPLPVATGALPPLAKFAAAPFGIVERFAEGAPAENPPALLPVTLRKVEADLPLQALALQTLQPQSDADIIAWQRKLVRYNNAQIERSQARKDSKTPLPAVLHDEDKDWVQTRMVALLAGQGGVKKLQLPRPDKADPRPFEVVGIPLPVGFSVVEIASPLLGQSLLDARHGAQRTMYVRSSALVTNLAVHFKLGRENSAAWVTTLDKGQPVAGAQVQVSDCQGKLLLKAQTDAQGLARLDGLSPEPPHCQGVDGDDGWRSAYFISARAENEGAPDMAFTWSDWQRGIEPWRFHVPTSNSRQPDQVAHTIFDRTLLRAGETVSMKHLLRTQTGQGLGLPQGNPETLLITHIGSGQEYRQPLAWRATPTGGRSAQSQWQIPPAAKLGQYQVALQRGDETLESGSFRVEEFRLPVLQGRISAATQGPLVRPRSLPVAVQVGYVAGGGAAQLPVRVSALIRHKTLDFSDFDAFSFQPPRQRHERATRSDDEEGSASADSRVVADKLPLTLDKNGGGQVTIEALAPAPAARELLLEASYADPNGEVQTLRNTQTLWPAAVVAGIKTEGWAANGARVRFQALALGLDGKPQAGVPLAVQAIARSTTSTRKRMVGGFYSYDNQEQTKDLGTICTGQSDSRGLLLCEAKMDEAGEVELVATARDKDGNEAQAAASVWVTRRGELWFGGEDHDRIDLLPEKKSYQPGEVARFQVRMPFRYATALVSVEREGILSQQVVQLNGKDPTVQLKVEEGWGPNVYVSVLALRGRLREVPWYSFFTWGYKAPREWWTAFWYEGKEYVAPTALVDLAKPAYRLGLAEIRVGTQAHQLQVQVQTDKESYSVRGRAQVTIRAKLPNGQPAANAEVALAAVDQALLELMPNTSWDVLDAMLVRRSWGVETSTAQMEIIGRRHYGKKAVPAGGGGGRAPTRELLDTLLLWQPAIRLDAQGQAQVTVPLNDALTGFEIVAVADAGTGLFGTGRTHIRATQDLQIISGLPPLVREGDQFRAQITLRNTTKAAMQVQVTPRASLLELAAQSVDIPAGEARELAWDVTAPQQLGQTRAQALLWEVAARDSRSGAQDALKISQRIIPAVPLAVQQATLVQLDAPLSLAVAPPAGALPGRGGLQLALQPTLAEGLPGVRDWWANYPFACLEQKTSKAIGLRDPQLWQQVAAQLPTYLDGDGLAHYFPPRDGQANRGSDTLTAYLLAATHEAAQLNPAFALPDAARAAMENGLIAFVEGRIERNFWSPRKDLELRKLAAIEALSRSGRAQARMLSSITIAPNQWPTHAVIDWLNILRRMPQLPQQAQRLAEAESILHARLSYQGSKLVFSTESDDQWWWLMQSGDANSARLLLAVLDQPGWKDEIGRIASGFIARQQGGAWQTTTANFWGALALERLSAALEATPVTGQTRASLGSAQASVDWAKVRRVPANDASGTPHQGKTFGAPAAPGMWQGNTLFLPWDAAAGKEAGKEARLEVSQQGSGKPWLTLQSLAAVPRTAPVNAGYSLRKTITPVEQGDKNLPPGQYQRGDVLRVTLELDASADMTWVAITDPIPAGATILGSGLGRDSEIATQGEKVGGAGWPAFEERSFESYRSYYEYLPKGKTTLQYTLRLNNAGDFQLPPTRAEALYAPEMFGELPNARVRVVQGTP
- a CDS encoding tripartite tricarboxylate transporter substrate-binding protein; translation: MHRSRRHLLQALAAWAAAPGWARASGQPLRLLIGYPPGGATYSLGRWLQAGLQQHLARPVLLDVRPGANGMNAVLALKNAVPDGRTLLLSHDHAVSILPLLSPQAGWTPGRELVPVAGIGNFANALVLSADTPAHSWLEYVHWLRREHDGHGVIGVPAAPSAPYFLAQWIGQQAGLEIEIVPYRGGAPLLSDLRSHQIVAGLGALPDFIDSHRAGKIRCIAVQGGPRQAVLPEVPSFSEWGLPTVASLPFYGLYAPPGTPAAALAPLSKALAALLQDSASRTRLQASGLNVDFMLAAQLQAHEKAHRKAWRTIIDLQRA
- the argH gene encoding argininosuccinate lyase; amino-acid sequence: MTTSQASLPSSQPSADQLATKAQAWSALFSEPMSDLVKRYTSSVFFDKRLWQADIAGSLAHAQMLAAQGIIGAQDLADIERGMAQITQEIESGAFEWKLDLEDVHLNIEARLTQLVGDAGKRLHTGRSRNDQVATDVRLWLRGEIDLIGGLLTDLQKALVEVAAQNVDVILPGFTHLQVAQPVSFAHHLLAYVEMFARDAQRMQDVRRRTNWLPLGSAALAGTTYPLDRERVAKTLGMDGVCQNSLDAVSDRDFAIEFTAAASLCMVHVSRLSEELIIWMSQNFGFIKIADRFTTGSSIMPQKKNPDVPELARGKTGRVVGHLMGLITLMKGQPLAYNKDNQEDKEPLFDTVDTLKDTLRIFAEMVGGQVNPATGAKEGGITVNAQAMEAAAQKGYATATDLADYLVKKGLPFRDAHETVAHAVKAAQSHGCDLSELPLAVLQGFHASIDKDVYEVLSLRGSLGARNTLGGTAPAQVRVQLARHGARLAG